In Drechmeria coniospora strain ARSEF 6962 chromosome 03, whole genome shotgun sequence, the DNA window AACATCccgaggccggccggcgCTCGCTCGAGGAGATTGAGGAGGAAATCTTCAGCTCAtgcatcgacggcggtgtcctcgtcgctcggGGGTCCTGGTTCCTGGCGGAAAAGGACAAGGCTCTGCCGGGGCTGTACTTCCGCACCACGTacgccatggcgacgcccGAAGCGATgaacgaggccatcaagaGGTTTGGCGACGCTTTGCGGAAGAGTTTCGGCAACCGGTAGAGGCCTCGTGCGCGCAACCTGCACAAGTTCCTCGAGCGGACACCACGGGtttctcgtcggccacgtaGGCCTGCGGCGTGGACATTTAGTGGTGGAAAAGGGAGAGACTCTTCGGCGGggcgcggggggggggggggaagagTAAGATTACTGCACTACCTGGACTACGTTGTGCTCAATAAGGGTGGCAAACATGGCGGCAAACATGGCGGCAAACATGGCGTTCGCAGTGGCATctttactgtacatggcgTCATTTTCCCTCCCAACCTATCTTGACCCGTGGCACGCATTCAAGAAGTCGCGGGCACCTCCGCTCCTAGGCCTTGGGCTCGAACAGCGCAACGTAGACGCCCTGGCCCGGTGAGAGCACAATGTCTGATTTGAGCAGGGGCGTGCCGTGGTCGATGGGGAACATGTGGCTCTCGACGCGGGCGAAGCGTTGGAAGAGGCGGACAAGCACATAGCTCATCTCGGTCAGGGCAAACTGCTGGCCGATACAGATGCGCGGGCCGGCATTGAAGGGAATCCACTCGTGCGGCTTCGGGTGCCAGTGTGCCCAGCGCTCGGGGCTGAAAAGGTCCGGGTGGGCAAAGGATTCGGAGACCGGGGGGTAGAGGTCGGCGCGGCGCTGCATGACAAGAGTCGAGTAGCCGACGGGTGTGTCCTTGAGGACAGCGATGGGCTCCgagccgtcctcgccgccgccgcggggaAGAGTCGTGTCCTTCAGGGCGAGACGGACGTTGAAGGGCACGGCCGGGTAGAGTCTCAGGATCTCGTTGAGGGTGGCCTTGAGGTAGGGCATGTTCTTAAGGTGGTCGTACGTCGGCGGGGTGCTGGGACCGACGGTATCGAGTATCTCGTTGCGCAActtggcgaggatgacggggTTGCGGCCGAGCTCGTAGAGGGCCCAAGAGAGGGTGCCGGCGGTGGTGTCGCGTCCGGCGAGCAGGATGGCGATGACCTGGTCGCGGATGACGTTGGGGTCGCGGGTGAAGCGGGCTAGCTCGTGAAGAAAGGCGTAGCTCTTGTCCGACCTCGCGAGTTCGTCAGGGGGCAGGCGGAGGGTTCGGTCGATGAAGGTGTGGACGAAGCGGTTGATGGTGCGCAGGCCGGCGCGGAAGGTGAACTTGGGAACGAGCCAGTGCAGCTTGTTGGTGCGGGTGATGATGTTTTGCACGCGCTGGACCTCGTTGAAGGCGTCGGCAAACTCCTGCTTGGGGTTGGTCAGGGATTTGACGTCGGTGCCGAGGAGGAAGTCggtggcgacgtcgagggtgtAGCGGTAGAAGAGGTCGGAAatctcgatgacggcgccgtcggccttgtTCATGTCGACGACCTGGTCCTCACCCTCGAGGGGCCCGCCGTTGGCGATGGCGCGAAAGAGGGTGCCGATGTGCGACTCGAAGCACTCGAGGTCGGAGACGCGGTCCCTCGTGAACTGGGGCCGTAGGATCTGGCGACTGTCGTGCCACtgggcgccgtcggtggTGAAGATGCTGTCGCCGAGAAACTCTTGCCACTCGCGGTGGAAGGGCTCGCCCTTGCCGAAGTCTGCGAATTGGGTGGCGAGCATGGCCTTGATGTTTTCGGGATCGGCGGTGAAGACGATgcgctggccgacgacgcgggaCTCGCTCGTCCAGatgccggccttggcgaAAAAGACCTCACGCCAGAGCTCGAGGTTCTCCTGACGCATCGTCGCGCGGACGCCGCGGGCCAGGAAGTCGAGGCCTGCCGGATGGATCACGCATCGCTCGTCAGCACTTTCGTCCGACCTCGCCAGGgacgctcgctcgccatggaCGTACCCCATGGCAGATAGGACGTGAGCGTCACGCCGTAGTTTCCCAGCCGTTTGATGCGCCGgtgctcgtcgagccggcaggcggcggtccagaggaggaggccgacaaagaggatggccgagacggacCTGAGGGAGGCGTGCTCCAGGGCCCCATCGACGAGCCCCATGACGATCAATCACACTTcagcggccaaggcgggaACCGTTTGTTCGTCGACAGCTTCGGCACACGAGGATCTTGACGGCTCGGAACGCCAGTCGGCAGCGATGCGGGAGGgttcgagggcgagggcgaaggcGAGGGTGTAACGCCGGAGTGATGCGTGCGCATTGCTTCCACGAACTCGGCAGCCCGCTGAGAGTCTTGTCGATGATGAGCAAGGCGGGGAGCAGGTCAGGGGGGCGGGGAGGCCTGGAGGTCAGGGAGCGGAGATGCGGGCATGAGCTCCGAGGTGGCTTAGCCAGGCTGGGGGAGACGAACTAAGCAACGGCCTAGCTTTAAGCAGGCCTCGAACGAGGCCGATCCATTAGACTTTATCGATGAGACGGAAATTCCATCGAGCTTTTCTCCTCGTACATGACGAACGAATCATTGCTCAGGGAATCGGAAGCTGCCAGCTAGCTGGCTTGCAGAAACGGCACGAAGGTTGGGTGCAAGGTGCAAGGTTATGCAGCCATGCAGCTTAAACGCCTACAAATGCACAGAGCACATGGAGGAGTGCGGAGTGACTGaactgtaattacagtgcttgtgcttgtagcTGCACCTGCTGTAGCTGCTGTAAAAGTATGTgccgtaatactccgtactgtactccgtaggtgcacagtattaatacagtacaactatgCATGCGGCAAGCCCGCAAACGCCGTTACGGCcccaccatggccggcatCGGGGGGGCGCTGGGCGCATTCTGGCCCTCCAGGCGTCATccggccctcgccggccatCAAGCATCACCCCGCAGCGTGCCTGTGCGTACCGCTACGCTCGCTCCCGAGGTAGTGGTCTGCTTCTGGGCCTTGGGGGCTCTCTCCGGTCCGGGTGCGCAAATGAACGCGAGTAGTTGCGTGACGCCAAcagttgctgttgctgtgaCATTGCTGAGGAGCATTGGTTGTCGACTGCGTGCTGCCAACgtgcacaactactgtacacgtGGAAACCGTTGATGGGCCAGCATGAGGTCGAAGCACGACGCCAAAGAAAAAAGATAGGATATGGCAGAGAAACGAAGACTGAGGTTGACGAGAGTCGAACAGGAACACTCCATTGTGCAGCAGAGTTTCGAGAGCAAGTCGCATCTCCTTTTCCGCGTCGAATGTGTCCTTGTTAGTTACCTACCCTGCACTCGAAGTAGAATGTTGAACGGGCCATTGCTGACTAAGAATGCGCTGCTAGTCAGTCATGCTTCATAACATGCAGGTACTTATTTATACAAGTGCGGATACACACCCGTGTACGGTACTTATGCTGatactgtgctgtgcttgcatAGACAAAGTatcagtacttgtattgatatgctgtactccgtacggagtacagtaattactgtgtTGCACctcactccgtacaaccaGGTACTTACCAAAGGCACATGAAGCACACCCATCCACCGTCACGTGACTCATGTTTGTCTCCAGCGCATTGCCTGCTTTACTAATCAAAAGGTACCAGCAGTGGTCATCGGGTGGACGTTTCTAGATTCACGGCCTCTTCCAGCTCCGTAATTTGCTGGCCGTCTTTGAAGACCATTCATCACGAGGCTCCAAAGAATGGTGGAACAAGTTTGCGACTCCTTCTCGCCCGAAtgtgtacagcaagtactccgtactccgtacaatatatTGCAACGCGCGAGTCGCCGCCATAtgaacaagtacatgtacagtacagagtacttactccgtacaagtacaagtagttgtacttcgGGATTTGCGGAGGAGAGAAATCGAACCCCTGGGGTCACGTGATTTCGAGTGGGACCCAGTCTTTTACCTACTTTGCTCTGCGCCTCGCAATCGCCGCACTTTGCTTCTGCTTCTGACCAAGTCCTTCCACCCTGaacctccccccccccccccaacgTGCATCCAAACTGTTGCTTCAACCACGATCCGAGCCGGAAAACACTGGCCACAGGCCTTGGAAACGAGCCCTCTCCCTATCATCGCCACCCCTTGACCGATAACGCGTCCAGCGGGGCAAGCAACGAAAAGCAACGGGCAAAGGACAGCGACGTCGTTCGGTTCCAGGCACGACTTACTTCACCCGCCCTCCACGTCGCGTTCCGCATCGAAGCGCACCGTTGCCAGCATGCCCGTCGAAGTCATCCTCAACACGCCTCTAGCGGACCGTCTCAACACGGCCATCCAGCCGAAGCTGGTCGAGGTCGGATGGGGATCCGGCGGCTCCGACGACTCGGCCCTCGCCGAATACATCGTTCTCAtgctcgtcaacggcaagACGCAAGACCAgatcgccgccgagctctcCGGCGAGCTGTTGGgcctgccggccgacgacccgGTCGTGCGCCAGTTCGCCGTCTGGCTCTTCGAGCAGATTGACAGCCTCAACGCCCAGCTGAACGGTGGCCAGGCCGcaggcggcgatgccgtcatGGATGCGCCGCAGGACGTGTCCATAATGGACGACGTGGACACGaccatgatgacgacggacgCTCCCGAACCCCAAGTGTGAGTGGCCCCGATGCCGTCGGTCAGCATGCTTGCCCCTAGCTGACGCCCCGACAAGACCGACAGGTCCGCGGTCGATGAGGAACGCAAACGCAAACGGAAACGtccgcggcggccgcgacaAGCGTGCCATGGGACAGTCGAACAGGGCCACGGACAGGCcccacgacggcgccctgCACCGGACACGAGGCAACGACAGAATCAACACGCACGGGCGCGCGGCCCCCACGGGTCCCAGAAACGGCCGGCCGATGCGGCAACAAAACGTcaacggccgcggcggggGCATGCAAGCCGGCCCGAGCCAAGGAGTCCCTCCCGGCGGCTGGATGATGCCCGGGCAGCCGTCGAACCAGATGGAGCTCATGGCGATGCTCGAGCAGCAGAACAAGATCATGTACCAGCTCTCGCAGCAGCTCATgtccaacggcggcggcgccaacggCGGGTACGGCCAGCAACGACGCGGCGGCAAGCATCAGTTCGACCGGGGCTCCGACGGCCACCAACAACGGAAGAATGCtcgccagcaccagcaccagcaccagcaggcCGCCGGGGCCAAGGCGtccgaggacgtcgacatgtcgggcggccagggcgaggccgccaaCCCGGACGAGtcggtgtgcaagtacaacctGCGCTGCACCAACAAGGAGTGCAAGTTCGCCCACcagtcgccggcggcgccggtgggggcgcccgtcgacgtcgccgacacgtgcagcttcggcgccgcctgCAAGAACCGGAAAtgcgtcggccggcacccgtcgccggcggcgaggctcgcCCACCAGGGCGAGCAGGACTGCAAGTTCTTCCCCAACTGCCAGAACCCGCGATGCCCCTTCAAGCATCCGTCGATGCCCATGTGCCGAAACGGGCCGggctgctcgacggccgactgcAAGTTCACCCACGTCAAGACCAAGTGCAGGTTCAACCCGTGCCTGAACCCGACCTGCGTCTTCGCCCACGACGCGGGGCAGCACGGAGGCTTCCGGGACAAGGTCTGGACCGCCGAGTCGGGTGGCGAGCACGTCAGCGAGCGCAAgtttgtcgacgacgacgcgcccGTCGAGCAGGTCACCCCCGGCCAGGGCGGGCAGGAAGCCCCGACGACGGGAGAGCACGACGGCCAGGTCATGGTCTAGccgtgacgacgagccgagTCCTGTCCCCGCCGGCGCGCACCTTTGGgcctgccgacggccggggTCGGGCCTACGGAGGCTGCGAGCGGCCTGCCCTTTGCTACCTTGTGTACTATTTGCTGTGTGTATATCTCCTTCTTGTGACGACGGCAGGGCATGAACGGCGTTTGGGATGGGATGGTTGGCTGGACGGAATTCGAACGCAGGGGCCATCGCAGAGCCACAGTCAGGAATCGGCATAGCCatgggccgaggcggaggcggaggtaCCCTGGAAAGGTGGAATCGTGCCGTCGCTGAGACGTGGAGTCCTGGAGTGTCGGAGTCGAGTCCGCGACGTGCAATACGACACTGTTCCTCCGTCGCTGCTTGTATGAATGTCGCTCTCATTGTCGTGCGGTGCATCTCCATCAATTGCATTATATCAGTTCAATGTCTGcatctgtactccgtagcggTCCCTTGAACGTGAGCTTTGGCAGATGATAGGCCCTCGATCTCACCGATCTTGACATGTCGAGAAGAGTGGCTGGCCATCCTTCTTGCTCACCGGACAACAAGTCCATTCGCATCCCCGATGAGGGCGACGCCATCCATTTGCAGCTTTTCCTTTACACCATTGGACCTGCAGCGATACGACCGACGACATGGTGGGTGTCAGGTCATCGATCGTGCGCATGAGACCTTGCCATCCATTTGTGCCTATCCTGCCAGCGTCCTTTATAACGGTACCTGATCGTGGACGACGATCTCCCAGGTACCGTACCCCACTTACCGCCGCTACCTCCAGCTGTCAGGTACTAGTTCAGCATGGTCCGCCCGTTCCTCGCCGTACAGTTCAGTATtaattagtactagtaagtaaatactaggtaggtaggtactgtacttcaagcaccacttgcaagtacagtactgtaagtaagtactgtagttgtacctgcTTGAACCGTAAACCGTAACCGCACAGTGAGCACAcattaatactccgtgcctgtGGAGAaaatacttacaagcactAGGTAGTCGATACATGGTGTCGCATATAATTTGCAGCAGCGGATATAGTACAcgagaacatgtacttgtactctgtatttgTTCGAGGAATAATACCCGCAACACCACCAAACTACTGtacatcatcatcaccaccaccaccacaacaaccaccaccaccacacAGCCATCGGGAGCCCGCGGTACGAGGCCATGTGCGGCTGAAAGGGGAAAACCGATAAAAATGGGCTGCAGGTGCActgtcatggccgccgccgacctgtcgaggctggcggcgacCGTCGGAGGCCTGGCGAACTTGTCGAGGATGaacgcggcggcgatgatgacg includes these proteins:
- a CDS encoding hypothetical protein (related to nuclear poly-binding protein), giving the protein MPVEVILNTPLADRLNTAIQPKLVEVGWGSGGSDDSALAEYIVLMLVNGKTQDQIAAELSGELLGLPADDPVVRQFAVWLFEQIDSLNAQLNGGQAAGGDAVMDAPQDVSIMDDVDTTMMTTDAPEPQVPTGPRSMRNANANGNVRGGRDKRAMGQSNRATDRPHDGALHRTRGNDRINTHGRAAPTGPRNGRPMRQQNVNGRGGGMQAGPSQGVPPGGWMMPGQPSNQMELMAMLEQQNKIMYQLSQQLMSNGGGANGGYGQQRRGGKHQFDRGSDGHQQRKNARQHQHQHQQAAGAKASEDVDMSGGQGEAANPDESVCKYNLRCTNKECKFAHQSPAAPVGAPVDVADTCSFGAACKNRKCVGRHPSPAARLAHQGEQDCKFFPNCQNPRCPFKHPSMPMCRNGPGCSTADCKFTHVKTKCRFNPCLNPTCVFAHDAGQHGGFRDKVWTAESGGEHVSERKFVDDDAPVEQVTPGQGGQEAPTTGEHDGQVMV
- a CDS encoding cytochrome P450 52A11, which codes for MGLVDGALEHASLRSVSAILFVGLLLWTAACRLDEHRRIKRLGNYGVTLTSYLPWGLDFLARGVRATMRQENLELWREVFFAKAGIWTSESRVVGQRIVFTADPENIKAMLATQFADFGKGEPFHREWQEFLGDSIFTTDGAQWHDSRQILRPQFTRDRVSDLECFESHIGTLFRAIANGGPLEGEDQVVDMNKADGAVIEISDLFYRYTLDVATDFLLGTDVKSLTNPKQEFADAFNEVQRVQNIITRTNKLHWLVPKFTFRAGLRTINRFVHTFIDRTLRLPPDELARSDKSYAFLHELARFTRDPNVIRDQVIAILLAGRDTTAGTLSWALYELGRNPVILAKLRNEILDTVGPSTPPTYDHLKNMPYLKATLNEILRLYPAVPFNVRLALKDTTLPRGGGEDGSEPIAVLKDTPVGYSTLVMQRRADLYPPVSESFAHPDLFSPERWAHWHPKPHEWIPFNAGPRICIGQQFALTEMSYVLVRLFQRFARVESHMFPIDHGTPLLKSDIVLSPGQGVYVALFEPKA